ggaaAGGGcctgtcttgattttaaaatggctacCGATGGCACCGGTCAGTCAGTGGTTAATTGCCCTCCCTGGGAACAATTCACACCTTCTTCCCAGTCTGGATGGGTCTGGCTTGATTAtcccatttcccttccccatggGGGGGGCCTATATATGGGACCAAGTCCCTCTAACCCCTCCATCTCTCTGCACAGCCAGGAGGCTGGACCCAGGCATGTGGAGCAGAGAATCTCTTGGGCAGGGGGGAGGCGAGCCACTGCCCCTTGGGAGcacaatacccccccccccaccgcccaaaCACTCCTGCTAACGGCTGCACCCTGGGATTGAACCCCCAACCCTGCGAGTACCAGCTAGAGGAACTGCCCCTGAACTGGGCGCATCAGGCTCCACACAGAGCAGCCTCTGGAGGGTGCTGGGGTATCGGGGGCGGGGGCTCGAGGGTGAGTTTGTGGGGGCAGGTTCAGGGGAGCGGGTCTGTGGGTGAGTTTAGGAAGAAGGTTTGGAGGAGGGCTCCCGagggtgagtttgggggggcagtCTCACGGGAGGGGGCCAtgggtgagtttgggggggcaggtgCGGGGGAAGGGGCCTGtgggtgagtttgggggggcaggctcgggggaggagggggccggGCAGCACAGGAGCAggctcgggggaggagggggcccaAGGGTGAGTTTGTGGGGGCAAGCTCGGGGGTGGCAGGATCCACCCGTGCCAGCCCGACCAGTCCGGCCAGTTCGTGTTACGTGGGTGCTGGGGCCCAGGGATTCCTGGTAACAACCACCCGGCTGCCTGGCCCTGCGCCCGGCCCCCGCCCAGATCCGGGACGCTGACGCTGCCGGCTCGGTGCCTGGGGCTGCCAGGCAggcgctgccccccgccccagggggtGACGGAGCTTTTAGCCCCAGAGCAAACCTCCAGATCCCGCGCTCCGGCCCggaacaccccctgccccatagaTACACATGGGGGTGTGCGGCCGGGGTTAGGCCctgcatccccagctctgggaggggagtgggggctagtggttacagcgggggggctgggagccaggactcctgggttctctccctggctctgggaggggagtgggagctcGTGGGTAGAGTTggggggctggaagtcaggacgcctgggttccctttTGATTCTTTTCTGGCCTCCTTTGCACAGCCCTGGAGGGCCCCCCCTGCTGCCAACTCGGGGGTGATTATTCGGTGCCACCCCAAGGCGAagcatccccagccccatttGTTACCCACTGCCCGGGTGCcatccccgcccccgccctgttTGCTCAGCGGGCAGGGTGAGGGCCCAGCCGCCTTCCCCTTTAACTGGCAGCTCTgcccttcctgggccacttcccaggaACTCCTGTGCCCAGCTCCAGGGCCTGCCCGGGGGGGCGGGCCGGGGCAGGCCCTCCGGAGCCTGAGGGGAGGAGCGCAGCCTGCGGAATCATTAACAGGGACGGGACAGAGCGTGGGAGGGAGGATATGAACCCGGATCCCTGGGGCAGGTAGGTGTGGGCtgcaatggttagagcagggatggtgggagccaggactcctgggttctctccccggctctgggagggaagtgggggctagtggttagagcagggggggtctgggagccaggactcctgggttctctccccggctctgggaggggaatgggggctagtggttagaacgggggtggggttgggagccaggagtcctgggttctttccctggctctgaTAGGGGAATTGGGGGCCTGGGCTCCATTATGGCTCTTTCCCGGTTTCTCAGTTTTACGAGATTAATCCCTGGCGGGTCCAGTTCTGTTTGTTTGCAGGAAGCGATGCCCTGGTGATTAGCTTGTTCCTTCTTgggagcctggggagggaaggggagagtctatgatagaacccaggcgtcctggctcccagcccctcagctCAAACCACCGGACCCcatttccctcccagagctggggagagaacccaggcttcctggttcccagccccctcctcccccccccccgcccccggctctagTCATTGCACCTCACCCCCTGTCCAGTCCTGAGACCTATAACTAATAAAATGGAGGTGGGGAACCGAAAACCCACCCCTTGAACCTAATCTTATTGTGCCTTCTGCTGCGGCACCCTGCCGAGAACAGGGCGGTGGGGTGTGTCTCACTTCCCCAGAGCTGGGATCCTGCGCTGAGGCCTTGTCTCCCTCCCTCTAGGGCCTTCGAGTGGCAGAGCCCCCCAGGGCAGGAACCCAATTGCTGAGGGCTGGGTCGCGGGAGCACTCGCAGCCGCCAATCGGCCCAGGAGAGGTCCGTGCCAGCTGCCAGCCCGACAGAGGCACCCGTCTGTTTTAGATATTCTTCACTGTGGtatctggggaaactgaggcacagggagaccaAGGCCATAGCGCAGCAGGACCTTGAACCCCGGTCTCCCCAgtctgcagctgtgcctctgacCCATAGGCGAGCCTGCCTTGTGCTCCCCAGGCGAGACGGGGGTGGGGTCCAGCTGTGAGGTGCCCCAGGACAGAGACACCCCCTGGTGTGGGGGTGTTTCCCTACAGATGTTGCTACCTCCTAGGACCGCACCGCCGGAGGTGCAGGGTGCTGAGTGTGGGGGCTTGCAGCGAACCGAATGGGGATTAGGTACCATGCTTTGGACAGGGGACAGGAAGGACAGACGACTGTGAGCTTTGtatctgggcagcgcccggcgcagAAAGAGAGAGGACCGACCGTCTGACCAGGTGGGCAGGGAGGTTGGCAGAGAGCAGAGTGTGTTGGggaggtgtctgtgtgtgtgtgtgtgtgtgtgtgtgtgtgtgtgtggggtgccccccagccccacttgcCACGGGGCCCATGGCGGCCTCCCAGCTGGACTGCCTGGAGGACGCCCCCGCAGGGAACCCGGTGAATGAATCCAGCCCCGAATTCTTCTACTCGGAGGGGCAGCGGCTGGCTGTGGAGGCCCTGCTGGCCGGAGGGCAGTCGGCCTACGCGCAGCGCCTGGCGCAGGACCGGCTGCGCCCCTTCCTGTCCAATGACGAGCTCCGGCACCTGGCCGAGGGGGCCCGGGACATCCCCGAGCCGGCAGGGGAGCAGGACGGGGACGCCGACGAGCTCAGCCTCAGCTACTGGCCCGGCTGCTCGGACGAGCCCATCCCTGAACTGGAGCTGGGCTGGCCCCTGGATGGGAACTGGAAGGGCACCACCTGCGTGGAGGTCTACACCCACCCGCCTGGGGACGGCGCCCCCAAGGTCAAGGAGCTGGTGCGCAGGAAAATTCAGCAGGCTGCCAAGGTAacggggagccaggacgcctgggttctctccccggctctgggaggggagtggggtctagtggttggagcccgggtgctgggagctaggatgcctgggttctctccccggctctgggaggggagtggcgtTAGACCTCTTGTCGGGAGTCCCAGGGGAATGATACGGAGGGCTGGGAGCCTAACCTACCCTGCTCAGTCTCCCGCCCCCGAGCCGGCCAGTCtctgccctggggccgggtgggagctGGTGCCCCCTGGAGGCGATGTGTGCAGCTCTTTGTGGGGTGTTCTCCAGGTGGTTGCCGTAGTGATGGACGTCTTCACGGACCCCGATATCCTGCTGGATCTGCACGAGGCCGGCATGCAGCGCAGGGTCCCCGTGTACCTGATCCTGGGGGAGCAGCACCTGGCCGCCTTCCTCAGCATGGCCGAGGGGGCCTGCCTCAATGTGCGCTATATGGAGGTGAGGCCTGgctcctgcagcccagcgccccctagtgctgcacTGGGGCAGCGTGACGAGCCCTGACTGctaggggagagcgccccctgctgcccccctggaGGGGTAGGGACTGCAAGGGAgaaaagcgggggtgggggggggatctgTGGCTGGGATCCAGAGATCTGGGGGGCGTTTGGCTACGCTCAGGGACCCCAGTCCCCTCTGGCTTGGGTTACctgtcctgggggtggggatccCCCAAATGTTGCTGAGGCCCCAGCTCCTGATTTTGTGcatcctccccgccccaccccccagaacctGCGGGTCCGGGTCATTGCGGGCTGCACCTTCTGGAGCCGAAAGCGCAAACAGGTCACTGGGACCCTGAAGGAGAAATTCCTGCTGATCGACGGGGACACAGTGATAACAGGGAGCTACAGGTgaggccccggggggggggggcatcagggatgaatgggaggggagagcacccccgCCTGGGCCCCCCCGCCTgggcccccccgctccctgcagcaccagggGGTTTCCTTTAGTGTCTCCCGTCTTGTCCCAGCCCAGAGGCGCCTTCTCCACGCCaggtgaggggtccctgtataaccagaccctgctccccaccccagaggggccgcaTCTCAGCACCAGGCCTCTGTGTctgcaatggggtggggggttgtgtgATGGGGATGGACCCGTTCCGGCTGGGCAGCGAGGCTAGGAATGTATTGAACTCAGTTCACGAGTGGTGAGAAAAGCTCTCGGTTTAAGCAGTGTTGGGATGCATGGATCATACAGGGCAGTGTGGGTgctggtgggggtgtgtgtgagatatGCCACCCCTTTGTGCTTTGCAgaagggagagcgccccctgacAAGGGGTCAGcacccccatgctgcagaaggaaTCCTGCAGCAGAGTGTGGGGAAGGGACCAGACCCCCTAGATCCTGCAATGGGTTGCGGCTGAGATGGAgatggagtcctggctcccagcccccctcctctaaccactagaccccctcccctcccagagccagggagagaacccaggagtcctggctcccagccccctccaccctccactctaaccactagactctcTTTAGTTGATGACTCTATCACTCCTCTCTCTGGGCTCCAGACCTCATGGTGACATCACTCTCTGTGTCATCATTCACTGTGACATCACCAGGCTCTGGCTGGAATGGGCCAATGAGAATCTTGCAGCCTTATTGTGAGGTCATCGCTGCTGGGCTACTCATTCTGGGCAGGGGGTCTCGGGGCAGCACTGGCTCTCTGCAGTGGCCGCGACTGGTAGCCCACAGCGACCCGGTTAGGGACAGGCACGTTCGGAGGGGCTGGGAATCTGGATCCTCCAGCCAGACCCGCGTTCTGAACTCGCCGAGTCCTCGTGGCTCCCACCAGGTTCTGGAGTGACTGGAGCCGAGCAATTGGGATCCAGCTCGTTCCCTGGTTCTGACGTCCCTGGAGCCAGGAGATCCGGATCCAGACTCCGGTTCTGACGTCCCTGGAGCCAGGAGATCCGGATCCAGACTCCGGTTCTGACGTCCCTGGAGCCAGGAGATCCGGATCCAGACCCTGGTTCTGCCATTCCCAGAGCAGCCCGGATCCAGACTCCGGTTCTGACGTCCCTGGAGCCAGGAGATCCGGATCCAGACCCAGACTCCGGTTCTGACGTCCCTGGAGCCAGGAGATCCGGATCCAGACCCAGACTCCGGTTCTGACGTCCCTGGAGCCAGGAGATCCGGATCCAGACCCAGACTCCGGTTCTGACGTCCCTGGAGCCAGGAGATCCGGATCCAGACCCTGGTTCTGCCATTCCCAGAGCAGCCCGGATCCAGACTCCGGTTCTGAAGTCGCTGAGTCAGGAGGGCCGGGACCTGGTCGTGACGTCCCCAGCGTGGCCCGGATCCAGACTCCGGTTCTGCCCTCCCCGTCTGTGCGATCACCCCGCTGCTCTCATGCTGCCCCTGCTGGCGCTGTCTCTCCTGGTGGCGCTGCCCGGCTCCAGCCCCAAGGAGTGCTTCTTCTGCGAGGTGACCTCCTCCCGCTACTGCCCCAGCACCCGGATGAGCTGTGCCCCGGACGAGGACTGCTTCGTGGGGCATGGTGCCGCCCTGGGGGTCTCCCTCATCCAGACCAAGGGCTGCACCCGGGCCATCCGCTGCGGCAAGGAGCACCCCATCACCCACATGGGGGTGACCTACAGCCTGGTCACCCAGTGCTGCAAGGGCAGCCTGTGTAACGGGGCCGGCGCCCCCCCGCGAGGGCCCAGCCTGGGcctgcagctggtgctgggcACGGCCGTCCTGCTGGGGGCGCTGTGAGagactgggggggggtgggggaagaggcgtTGGAGGAATAAAGCCCTGGCACGGGGCGACGGCTGGTGTGGTTGTCTCTGCgccgagctggggcggcgggggtcCAGGGTTGGGGTGGATTAAACAGGGCGGGGGGACAGGACAGCAGGAAGTGAGaactgggaataggacccaggcaTCTGGGGG
This is a stretch of genomic DNA from Chelonia mydas isolate rCheMyd1 chromosome 23, rCheMyd1.pri.v2, whole genome shotgun sequence. It encodes these proteins:
- the LOC119564880 gene encoding sperm acrosome membrane-associated protein 4-like, translated to MLPLLALSLLVALPGSSPKECFFCEVTSSRYCPSTRMSCAPDEDCFVGHGAALGVSLIQTKGCTRAIRCGKEHPITHMGVTYSLVTQCCKGSLCNGAGAPPRGPSLGLQLVLGTAVLLGAL